A genome region from Leptospiraceae bacterium includes the following:
- a CDS encoding TonB-dependent receptor plug domain-containing protein, whose product MKYLIKYKHKWLLILTLLILSSEISAVAFRGRLFSRTKNQGESGLTVVIVTPTKKIPVQTDAEGYFDAEIPSLGTYTFRILRPTGMQELEKAVTADGEVVTLYTDKVIKPKGGIEVEGQKDKTILSRYKVRYDEIKRMPGTLGEALNALQTLPGVFAPPAFGGNNGGCFGGIVIRGADCRTNTYLYDDLPIFYAYHFDSINSVIHNDLIKTIDIYTGAYPANFANATGGVVEIESSEATKKATGSFNMSFLLGQAMYQTPLFNGKGYLAAGGKVGYLDKTLGATGLIPDGIRLPQYTSSNVKFIYNFNAQHQLSFTSLTSLDGFVVNVPGGFGSNDPTKEPLSAVAGASVAAGQGFRTMGLRYTWTPSTKFTNRFTLINYDPFRNTNVRLGSIEANFRANAPYTGIRQDLVWNPASYLKIDFGTEGRIINYNVTGFSVRQTDPNNFSPNPYNLTNPDFEKADISQKTRTKYFNAYTTFHFTFGNFKFEPGIRHDYIDYARQAATGPRATVSYKVDGILKGTTIFGGAGDYARFPFFEEAISKESGNPNIQFEKARKYGGGIDQQITDEWSIKGEVFKQEFTQTIVSDPYISEPYGLNPDKYQRLQKPIVANRPLNFSNNGTGWSRGYELYIKKANRPNSKDWFGWISYTWSQSFRNNNIYNADYDPNRNKLLSGDEQRLRSLYPNSRELIYDFDVTHLLSIVYGWRISEEYQVGGRWFYRTSNPYTPVTGDDGGRFRNPYNNQIYWNPQYSTNPFSNNYVNSRRQPSYHRFDIRIDKFLSYEWGYVNLYLEIINIYIRKNVTGESFNTTAPFSRTNPVAQNDFFTLQLPSGMLIPFFNLGMEVRF is encoded by the coding sequence ATGAAATACTTAATAAAATACAAACATAAATGGCTTTTAATTCTTACCCTACTCATTCTTAGTTCAGAAATTTCTGCCGTAGCATTCAGAGGACGATTATTTAGCCGCACTAAAAACCAAGGCGAATCTGGATTAACCGTAGTAATAGTAACCCCAACCAAAAAAATTCCAGTTCAAACAGATGCAGAAGGTTATTTTGATGCTGAAATTCCAAGTTTAGGAACTTATACATTTAGAATTTTAAGACCAACTGGTATGCAAGAATTAGAAAAGGCTGTGACTGCAGATGGAGAAGTGGTAACTCTTTATACAGACAAAGTAATAAAACCAAAAGGTGGGATTGAAGTAGAAGGACAGAAAGATAAAACAATTTTATCCCGCTATAAAGTTCGTTATGACGAAATCAAAAGAATGCCCGGAACTCTTGGAGAAGCACTAAACGCATTACAGACATTACCCGGAGTATTCGCTCCTCCTGCGTTCGGAGGAAATAATGGAGGTTGTTTCGGAGGAATCGTTATCCGAGGTGCGGACTGTAGAACAAATACATATTTATACGATGATCTTCCTATTTTTTATGCATATCATTTTGACAGCATAAACTCTGTTATCCACAATGATTTAATCAAAACAATCGATATATATACAGGTGCTTATCCTGCTAACTTTGCAAATGCGACTGGCGGGGTTGTAGAAATAGAATCCAGCGAAGCAACTAAAAAAGCTACGGGATCTTTCAATATGTCCTTTTTACTCGGACAAGCAATGTACCAAACTCCTTTATTTAACGGTAAAGGATATTTAGCCGCAGGGGGGAAAGTAGGTTATTTAGATAAAACGCTTGGTGCTACCGGTCTTATCCCAGACGGAATTCGTTTACCACAATACACTAGTTCGAATGTAAAGTTTATTTATAACTTTAACGCACAACATCAACTTTCATTTACTTCCCTCACTTCTTTGGATGGATTTGTTGTAAATGTTCCAGGTGGGTTTGGGTCAAATGACCCAACAAAAGAACCATTATCCGCAGTAGCGGGAGCAAGTGTTGCGGCAGGGCAAGGATTTAGAACTATGGGTCTACGTTATACTTGGACTCCGAGTACAAAATTCACCAATCGATTTACATTAATAAACTATGATCCATTTAGAAATACTAACGTTAGACTTGGATCGATCGAAGCAAATTTTCGAGCAAACGCCCCATATACCGGAATCCGACAAGACTTAGTATGGAATCCAGCTAGTTATTTAAAAATTGATTTTGGAACAGAAGGTAGAATAATTAACTATAATGTGACTGGTTTTTCTGTAAGACAGACAGATCCAAATAATTTTTCTCCGAATCCATACAATTTAACAAATCCAGATTTCGAAAAAGCAGACATTTCTCAAAAAACAAGAACAAAGTATTTCAATGCTTATACAACGTTTCACTTTACATTTGGAAATTTCAAATTCGAACCAGGAATTCGCCACGATTATATTGACTACGCCAGACAAGCCGCTACCGGACCAAGGGCAACAGTTTCGTATAAAGTAGATGGAATATTAAAAGGAACTACTATTTTTGGCGGTGCAGGGGATTACGCCCGTTTTCCTTTCTTTGAAGAAGCAATTTCAAAAGAATCAGGAAATCCCAATATCCAATTTGAAAAGGCACGTAAATACGGCGGTGGAATTGACCAACAAATTACAGATGAATGGTCAATCAAAGGTGAAGTATTCAAACAAGAGTTTACACAAACAATAGTAAGCGATCCATATATTTCAGAACCGTATGGTCTAAATCCAGATAAATACCAAAGATTACAAAAACCGATTGTGGCTAATCGTCCGTTAAACTTTTCTAATAATGGAACTGGCTGGTCTCGCGGATATGAATTGTATATCAAAAAGGCGAATCGCCCCAACTCCAAAGATTGGTTTGGCTGGATTTCCTACACTTGGTCTCAATCATTTAGAAATAATAATATTTACAATGCTGACTATGACCCTAATAGAAATAAATTACTGTCTGGAGACGAACAGCGATTACGCTCACTGTATCCAAATTCGAGAGAGCTCATTTATGATTTCGATGTAACACATTTACTAAGCATAGTATATGGTTGGAGAATTAGCGAAGAATACCAAGTAGGCGGTCGATGGTTTTATAGAACATCCAATCCTTACACTCCAGTGACGGGAGATGATGGAGGGAGATTCAGAAATCCTTACAATAACCAAATTTATTGGAATCCACAATATTCAACTAACCCGTTTTCAAATAATTATGTAAACTCAAGAAGACAGCCAAGTTATCATAGATTTGATATTAGAATTGATAAATTCCTCAGTTACGAATGGGGTTATGTAAACTTATACTTAGAAATTATCAATATCTATATCCGTAAAAATGTAACAGGAGAAAGTTTTAATACGACAGCTCCTTTTTCAAGAACCAATCCAGTTGCACAAAATGATTTTTTCACATTACAACTTCCCAGTGGAATGCTGATACCATTTTTTAATTTGGGTATGGAGGTTCGATTCTAA
- a CDS encoding MotA/TolQ/ExbB proton channel family protein gives MEQLVDIGEQLIFILMGLASILALAVGFERTVVFSRFAKTGEESIKSIIAKLRGKDIKGIEDLSKSSTNVYSRFAGFSAEHYNDGQEALNEMMSGKIIEEKIQLEKRLPILSTLGNNAPFLGLLGTVLGVIKAFNGLGTLGNSGAEVVMKSISTALLATAAGLFVAIPVVMVNNYFSKKLKVIIQNLEIISKEFIASYSRK, from the coding sequence ATGGAACAGCTTGTTGACATTGGAGAACAACTCATATTTATATTAATGGGACTAGCCAGTATATTGGCTTTAGCAGTCGGATTCGAAAGAACCGTTGTATTTTCTAGATTTGCAAAAACGGGAGAAGAAAGTATAAAATCCATAATTGCAAAATTGCGCGGCAAAGACATAAAAGGTATAGAAGATTTATCCAAAAGTTCAACTAATGTTTACTCTCGGTTTGCCGGATTTTCTGCTGAACATTATAATGACGGACAGGAAGCATTAAATGAAATGATGTCCGGCAAAATCATTGAAGAAAAAATTCAATTAGAAAAACGACTGCCAATTCTTTCTACGTTAGGGAATAACGCACCATTTTTAGGATTACTTGGAACTGTTCTTGGTGTTATAAAAGCATTTAACGGTCTAGGTACTTTAGGAAATTCAGGAGCAGAAGTTGTAATGAAAAGTATATCCACTGCCCTACTCGCAACTGCCGCAGGTTTATTCGTAGCAATTCCAGTTGTAATGGTAAATAATTATTTTTCGAAAAAGCTAAAAGTGATTATCCAGAACTTAGAAATTATTTCAAAAGAATTCATAGCAAGTTATAGCAGAAAATAA
- a CDS encoding biopolymer transporter ExbD, producing MAMSAQSGDDDEISNINITPMVDVILVLLVIFMVTANFLKKESININLPKVQAADPNVAQSVQVAITRDGKILLEGQATTEDKLFANLQRDSKFRPNMRLTLSADENLSYGTITKLMGLIRKAGVTRIALSVKK from the coding sequence ATGGCAATGTCAGCACAATCTGGCGATGATGACGAAATTAGTAATATTAACATTACCCCCATGGTGGATGTGATTTTAGTTTTACTTGTAATCTTTATGGTCACTGCAAATTTTTTAAAAAAGGAATCGATTAATATTAATTTACCCAAAGTGCAAGCAGCTGATCCAAATGTGGCGCAATCCGTCCAAGTTGCGATTACTAGAGACGGGAAAATTCTACTTGAAGGACAAGCGACTACGGAAGATAAGTTATTTGCAAACTTACAACGTGACTCTAAATTTAGACCGAATATGCGACTCACACTCTCAGCCGATGAAAATCTATCTTACGGAACAATTACAAAGCTAATGGGACTTATCCGCAAAGCTGGTGTAACAAGAATAGCTCTGTCTGTCAAAAAATAG
- a CDS encoding energy transducer TonB — protein MKEKIIKIIKNNLFGTMLTLSIFLHFSVYAAYYISTIIEMEEFDSESVNQDVDVNFEEIPPELIGGTSSPAPVEKSEWVEGKKDSGDDPIEDDINVNAVSGNGTDKDGYLFSFNGDKVPTPIIDFDLKQFFPAAAKTANITDKTVVVLVQIDETGALKSAKIASGKAGYGFDEAAIKIINLARFSPGYIAGKPVKMSHRVPINFTLDE, from the coding sequence ATGAAAGAGAAGATTATAAAAATCATTAAAAATAATTTATTCGGGACAATGTTGACTCTTTCTATATTTCTCCATTTTAGCGTTTATGCAGCCTACTACATATCTACTATCATTGAAATGGAAGAATTTGATTCTGAAAGTGTTAACCAAGATGTAGATGTAAACTTTGAAGAAATTCCTCCAGAGTTAATAGGCGGAACTTCGAGCCCAGCTCCAGTAGAAAAAAGTGAATGGGTGGAAGGAAAAAAAGATTCGGGTGATGATCCAATTGAAGATGATATCAATGTAAACGCGGTTTCAGGAAATGGAACGGATAAGGACGGTTATCTGTTCTCTTTCAATGGAGACAAAGTCCCTACTCCTATTATTGATTTTGATTTAAAACAATTTTTTCCGGCTGCAGCCAAAACAGCTAATATCACAGACAAAACAGTTGTCGTACTTGTTCAGATTGATGAGACAGGTGCTTTAAAAAGTGCAAAAATTGCATCTGGAAAAGCTGGGTATGGATTTGATGAAGCGGCCATTAAAATTATAAACCTAGCACGTTTTTCTCCAGGTTATATAGCAGGTAAACCAGTAAAAATGTCACATCGTGTTCCAATTAATTTCACTCTGGATGAATGA
- a CDS encoding VWA domain-containing protein produces MKNLDFYHLFLLIVLFFGVGIYFFFKIKQRLEIDTFLKVYPGVAAKIKLPPKWILSLRYALYLVVTILLGIAILNPSFSEDAGVEEKSIAGVDVVFLVDVSLSMNAVDSPPNRLARFKETALRLLPALNGNRLGIIAFAGVPFLYCPMTTDIAAFSDYVRGLDVDMIPNTGTNLKRAFDKAEEIFKSGRVFRNKILVLVTDGEDIKGNTPSRMDADILIWGVGTESGGNIYYKNEQSGSAGFVTKTGNLINNQNDPDLIRTKLDEEFLLELAAIQKADYMNISANPKGADLLLSKIESMSKNTSSKLSNLFKKDGYQYFLYPAVLLFLLDLTLLEFLFKKYF; encoded by the coding sequence ATGAAGAATTTAGATTTTTATCATTTATTTTTGTTAATAGTCTTATTTTTTGGAGTTGGAATTTACTTTTTCTTTAAGATAAAACAGAGACTAGAGATTGATACTTTTTTAAAGGTTTATCCAGGAGTAGCAGCAAAGATAAAATTACCTCCAAAATGGATTTTAAGTTTACGTTATGCACTCTATCTAGTAGTTACAATTTTACTTGGAATTGCAATATTAAATCCTTCATTTTCGGAAGATGCAGGGGTAGAAGAAAAATCGATAGCAGGTGTAGATGTTGTTTTTTTAGTTGATGTGAGTCTTTCCATGAATGCAGTCGATTCTCCTCCAAATCGATTGGCTCGTTTCAAAGAGACGGCATTACGATTATTACCCGCACTCAATGGAAATAGGTTAGGTATAATCGCATTTGCCGGTGTCCCTTTTTTATACTGTCCCATGACTACTGATATAGCGGCATTTTCTGATTATGTGCGTGGTTTGGATGTAGATATGATTCCGAATACCGGAACAAATTTAAAAAGAGCATTCGATAAAGCGGAGGAAATTTTTAAATCAGGCAGAGTTTTTCGCAATAAAATTTTAGTGCTTGTTACTGATGGAGAAGATATAAAGGGAAACACTCCTTCTCGAATGGATGCGGATATTTTAATTTGGGGAGTAGGGACTGAATCTGGTGGAAATATTTATTATAAAAATGAACAATCAGGGTCTGCTGGATTTGTAACTAAAACTGGTAATTTAATAAACAATCAAAACGATCCGGATTTAATTCGCACAAAATTAGATGAAGAGTTTTTGTTAGAATTGGCTGCAATTCAAAAAGCGGATTATATGAATATATCCGCAAATCCAAAAGGCGCCGATTTGTTACTTTCCAAAATAGAGTCTATGAGTAAAAACACTTCCTCAAAATTGTCTAACCTTTTCAAAAAAGATGGATACCAATACTTTTTATATCCAGCAGTTTTACTTTTTTTACTCGACTTAACTTTGTTAGAATTTTTATTTAAGAAATATTTTTAA